The proteins below are encoded in one region of Alistipes indistinctus YIT 12060:
- a CDS encoding Gfo/Idh/MocA family oxidoreductase yields the protein MKRRDFLKKSLLGAAALTVVPRHVLGGPGHTAPSDQLTKGIIGVGGMGRGHYGYAGTRLVAICDVDRNHLDAGLQLAGEKIAAYHDYRDLINDPNVDIVHIATPPHWHGIMSADAARAGKDIWCEKPMTRTIGEGKRVKEAVKQNGSIFRLNTWFRFTDTFYGMNTTVNKIKKLVDSGMLGWPLKVTISKHTGFNWKFFWVGQTSLPVQQVPAELDYDMWLGPAPYKPYSTHRVHATFRGYWDYDAGGLGDMGQHYIDPVQYLLGKDDTSPVSVEIDAPQQHDDAVGTWRKIAYTYDDGCQIILYGEDNGDPNDAYIEGPGGKVYPNFVCDIPDWEKRLAEYPDPLPQQTDFIDCVRSRQKFALNEENGFRSATIVNMGAVALRLGRNLKFDPDKLLFVDDEAANRLIDQPMRYPWTL from the coding sequence ATGAAACGGAGAGACTTCCTGAAAAAGAGCTTGCTGGGAGCGGCAGCGCTGACCGTGGTCCCGCGCCATGTGCTCGGCGGACCGGGACACACCGCACCCAGCGACCAGCTCACCAAAGGTATCATCGGTGTCGGCGGTATGGGCCGCGGACATTACGGCTATGCCGGAACCCGGCTGGTGGCCATCTGCGATGTGGACCGGAACCACCTCGATGCCGGTTTGCAGCTGGCCGGTGAGAAAATCGCCGCCTATCACGATTACCGCGACCTGATTAACGATCCCAATGTGGACATCGTGCATATCGCCACGCCGCCTCACTGGCACGGCATCATGTCGGCCGATGCCGCGCGCGCCGGCAAGGATATCTGGTGCGAGAAGCCGATGACGCGTACCATCGGCGAAGGCAAGCGGGTAAAGGAGGCTGTCAAGCAGAACGGCAGTATTTTCCGCCTGAATACCTGGTTCCGTTTCACCGATACGTTCTACGGCATGAATACCACCGTGAACAAGATCAAGAAGCTCGTCGACAGCGGCATGCTGGGCTGGCCGTTGAAGGTTACCATCAGCAAACATACCGGGTTCAATTGGAAGTTCTTCTGGGTGGGGCAGACCAGCCTGCCCGTGCAGCAGGTTCCCGCCGAACTCGATTACGACATGTGGCTCGGGCCTGCACCCTACAAACCTTACAGCACGCACCGCGTGCACGCTACATTCCGCGGTTATTGGGACTACGATGCGGGCGGTCTCGGCGATATGGGCCAGCACTATATCGACCCCGTGCAGTACCTGTTGGGCAAGGACGATACCAGTCCGGTCTCGGTCGAAATCGACGCGCCGCAGCAGCATGATGATGCGGTGGGTACCTGGCGCAAGATCGCCTACACCTATGACGATGGTTGCCAGATCATCCTCTACGGCGAGGATAACGGCGATCCGAACGACGCCTACATCGAAGGACCCGGCGGCAAGGTATATCCCAACTTCGTATGCGACATTCCCGACTGGGAGAAGAGACTCGCCGAGTATCCCGATCCGCTGCCGCAGCAGACCGACTTCATCGACTGCGTGCGCAGCCGCCAGAAGTTCGCGCTCAACGAGGAGAACGGCTTCCGTTCGGCCACGATCGTGAATATGGGGGCCGTGGCGCTCCGGCTGGGCCGCAACCTGAAGTTCGATCCGGATAAACTGCTCTTTGTCGACGACGAGGCGGCCAACCGGCTGATCGACCAGCCGATGCGTTATCCGTGGACCCTTTAA
- the rsmA gene encoding 16S rRNA (adenine(1518)-N(6)/adenine(1519)-N(6))-dimethyltransferase RsmA, producing the protein MNVRPKKHLGQHFLTDQSIARRIAGSLTADRCSTVLEVGCGTGVLTRFLLEREDITLYGAEVDTESIVYLHEYFPGFAPRLMEGDFLRMNLAEQFPQGVNIIGNFPYNISSQIFFQVLEYRDLIPEVVGMVQREVAVRIAEPPGSKEYGILSVFLQAFYDIEYLFTVSEGVFNPPPKVKSAVIRLRRNGVQRLDCDERLFMKVVKATFNQRRKTIRNSLRAAFGDFGGAEHEFFSLRPEVLGVAQFVGLTDWVQRHLRG; encoded by the coding sequence ATGAACGTTCGCCCCAAGAAGCATTTAGGCCAGCATTTCCTGACCGACCAGTCCATCGCCCGGCGCATTGCCGGCAGCCTGACAGCCGACCGGTGCTCTACGGTGCTCGAGGTGGGGTGCGGCACGGGCGTTTTGACCCGTTTTCTGCTTGAGAGAGAAGATATAACGCTTTACGGCGCCGAGGTCGATACCGAAAGCATCGTTTACCTGCACGAGTATTTTCCCGGGTTTGCCCCCCGGTTGATGGAGGGCGATTTTCTGCGGATGAACCTGGCGGAACAGTTTCCGCAGGGTGTTAACATTATTGGCAATTTCCCTTATAATATCTCTTCGCAAATATTTTTCCAGGTGCTCGAATACCGTGACCTGATTCCCGAAGTGGTCGGCATGGTGCAGCGCGAGGTGGCGGTACGTATCGCCGAGCCGCCGGGATCGAAAGAGTACGGTATCCTGAGTGTCTTTTTGCAGGCTTTTTACGATATAGAATACCTGTTTACCGTCAGCGAGGGCGTTTTCAATCCGCCGCCGAAGGTCAAGAGCGCCGTCATCCGCCTGCGCCGCAACGGCGTGCAGCGTCTCGACTGCGATGAACGGCTGTTCATGAAGGTGGTCAAGGCGACCTTCAACCAGCGCCGCAAGACGATCCGCAACTCCCTGCGGGCCGCTTTCGGCGATTTTGGGGGCGCGGAACATGAATTTTTCTCGTTGCGTCCCGAGGTGTTGGGCGTCGCACAGTTCGTCGGGCTGACCGATTGGGTGCAGCGACATTTGAGAGGCTGA
- the recQ gene encoding DNA helicase RecQ — protein sequence MSDKESAVLHERLKEYFGFTSFKGNQEEVIRNVLAGKDTFVLMPTGGGKSLCYQLPALVMDGVAIIISPLIALMKNQVDAMRTFSMEDGIAHFLNSSLNKAAVAKVKSDVLAGKTKLLYFAPESLTKEDNVSFLRQIKISFYAIDEAHCISEWGHDFRPEYRRIRPIINDIGAAPLIALTATATPKVQMDIQKNLGMLDAAVFKSSFNRPNLFYEVRSKTNATKEIIRYIKSNPGKSGIIYCLSRKKVEELAELLAANSIKVAPYHAGMDAVTRAANQDAFLNEKVDVIVATIAFGMGIDKPDVRYVIHYDIPKSLEGYYQETGRAGRDGGGGHCLTFYSYKDIQKLEKFMQGKPLAEQEIGKLLLQETVSYAESSICRRKTLLHYFGEEYPEENCNCCDNCLHPKPKFEGRESLVLMLKVLKFLGDKFKYDYLINVLIGRNNALIKSYGHNKSEWFGVGGDQSDRYWGAVVRQALILGFIDKNIENYGLLSITQTGLAYLEQPYSVLLTADHEYEDGDDDEAVTPPSGKGGVADEELFAMLKDLRKKVARQMELPPFVIFQDPSLEDMSIQYPVTMEELQNITGVGAGKAKKFGKPFTELIQKYVDEKDITRPQDMVVKSVVNKSGNKVFIIQSIDRQMDFEDIARARDMDLDELLTEIEAIVHSGTKLNISYYVSQVIDEDKAEDIYLYFKEDAETDSLEEAVAELGGEYTEEEIRLVRIKFMSEMGN from the coding sequence ATGTCTGATAAAGAGAGTGCGGTGCTGCACGAACGTCTGAAAGAGTATTTCGGTTTTACCAGTTTCAAAGGCAATCAGGAGGAGGTTATTCGCAATGTACTGGCAGGTAAGGACACTTTTGTGCTGATGCCTACCGGTGGCGGGAAGTCATTATGTTACCAGCTCCCGGCACTGGTGATGGACGGTGTGGCTATTATCATTTCGCCGCTGATCGCACTGATGAAAAACCAGGTCGATGCGATGCGCACGTTCAGCATGGAGGATGGGATCGCCCATTTCCTCAATTCATCGCTGAACAAAGCTGCCGTTGCCAAAGTCAAGAGCGATGTGCTCGCGGGCAAAACCAAGCTGCTCTATTTCGCACCCGAGTCGCTGACCAAGGAGGATAACGTGTCGTTCCTGCGGCAGATCAAAATATCGTTTTACGCCATCGACGAGGCGCACTGTATTTCCGAGTGGGGGCACGATTTCCGCCCGGAGTACCGCCGCATCCGCCCGATCATCAACGATATCGGTGCCGCACCGCTGATCGCGCTGACCGCTACGGCCACGCCGAAGGTGCAGATGGATATCCAGAAGAATCTCGGTATGCTCGATGCGGCCGTGTTCAAATCGTCGTTCAACCGGCCTAATCTGTTTTATGAGGTACGTTCGAAGACCAATGCGACCAAAGAGATCATCCGCTATATCAAGAGTAATCCGGGCAAATCCGGAATCATCTACTGCCTGAGCCGCAAAAAGGTCGAGGAGTTGGCCGAATTGCTGGCCGCCAACAGCATCAAGGTGGCGCCTTATCATGCCGGCATGGATGCCGTTACCCGTGCGGCGAATCAGGATGCTTTCCTGAATGAGAAGGTCGATGTGATCGTCGCGACGATCGCTTTCGGCATGGGTATCGACAAGCCCGACGTGCGCTATGTAATCCATTACGATATTCCCAAGTCCCTCGAAGGCTATTATCAGGAGACGGGCCGCGCAGGCCGCGACGGCGGCGGAGGACACTGCCTGACCTTTTATAGTTATAAGGATATTCAGAAACTCGAAAAATTCATGCAGGGCAAGCCGTTGGCCGAACAGGAGATCGGTAAGTTGCTGCTGCAGGAAACGGTTTCCTATGCCGAGAGTTCGATCTGCCGGCGCAAGACGCTGCTGCACTATTTCGGAGAAGAGTATCCCGAGGAGAATTGCAACTGCTGCGATAATTGTCTCCATCCCAAGCCCAAGTTCGAAGGGCGTGAGTCGTTGGTGTTGATGCTCAAGGTGCTGAAGTTTCTTGGCGACAAGTTCAAATACGATTATCTGATCAATGTGCTGATCGGACGCAACAATGCACTGATCAAGTCTTACGGCCACAACAAGAGCGAATGGTTTGGCGTGGGCGGCGACCAGAGCGATCGTTATTGGGGCGCTGTGGTGCGTCAGGCGTTGATTTTGGGTTTTATCGATAAGAATATCGAAAATTACGGATTGTTGTCAATCACCCAGACGGGACTTGCATATTTGGAACAGCCTTATTCCGTTCTGTTGACTGCCGATCACGAATACGAGGATGGCGACGATGACGAGGCGGTTACACCCCCTTCGGGCAAAGGCGGCGTAGCCGACGAGGAGCTCTTCGCGATGTTGAAGGACCTTCGCAAGAAGGTGGCCCGACAGATGGAGCTGCCGCCGTTCGTGATTTTCCAGGACCCGTCGCTCGAGGATATGTCGATCCAGTACCCGGTGACGATGGAGGAGTTGCAGAACATTACCGGCGTGGGCGCCGGCAAGGCTAAGAAGTTCGGCAAGCCGTTCACCGAGCTGATTCAGAAATACGTCGACGAAAAGGATATTACCCGTCCGCAGGACATGGTGGTCAAGAGCGTCGTGAACAAAAGCGGTAATAAGGTGTTCATCATCCAGAGCATCGACCGCCAGATGGATTTCGAGGATATCGCCCGGGCCCGCGACATGGACCTCGACGAACTGCTCACCGAGATCGAAGCGATCGTCCATTCGGGTACCAAGCTCAATATTTCCTACTACGTCAGCCAGGTGATCGACGAGGATAAAGCCGAGGATATCTATCTGTATTTCAAGGAGGATGCCGAGACCGATTCGCTCGAAGAGGCAGTGGCGGAGCTGGGCGGCGAATATACCGAGGAGGAGATACGCCTGGTGCGGATCAAGTTCATGAGCGAAATGGGGAACTAG
- the lptB gene encoding LPS export ABC transporter ATP-binding protein: MKLYTKDLVKKYKTRTVVDHVSIEVNQGEIVGLLGPNGAGKTTTFYMIVGLIKPNEGGIFLEGTELTKEPVYKRAQKGVGYLAQEASVFRHLSVEDNIRAVLQMTDFTKEYQRERLENLIEEFRLQKVRKSMGIQLSGGERRRTEIARAVAINPKFILLDEPFAGVDPIAVEDIQSIVATLKDKNIGVVITDHNVHETLLITDRTYLLFEGKILKAGSAEDLANDETVRKVYLGQDFKLR; encoded by the coding sequence ATGAAACTATACACCAAAGACCTAGTTAAAAAATACAAAACGCGCACGGTAGTCGACCACGTTTCGATCGAGGTCAACCAAGGCGAAATCGTCGGATTGCTGGGGCCCAACGGAGCCGGCAAGACCACCACTTTCTACATGATCGTGGGACTGATCAAGCCCAACGAGGGGGGTATTTTCCTCGAAGGTACCGAACTGACCAAAGAACCGGTCTACAAACGCGCGCAAAAAGGGGTCGGTTATCTGGCCCAGGAAGCCTCGGTGTTCCGCCACCTGTCGGTGGAAGACAATATCCGGGCCGTGCTGCAAATGACCGATTTTACCAAGGAGTACCAGCGCGAACGGCTCGAAAACCTGATCGAAGAGTTCCGGTTGCAGAAAGTGCGTAAGAGTATGGGTATCCAGCTTTCGGGCGGCGAACGGCGCCGAACCGAAATCGCGCGCGCGGTGGCGATCAACCCCAAGTTCATCCTGCTCGACGAACCGTTCGCCGGCGTCGACCCCATCGCCGTAGAGGATATCCAAAGTATCGTGGCGACACTCAAGGATAAGAATATCGGCGTGGTGATCACCGACCACAACGTGCACGAAACCCTCTTGATCACCGACCGCACCTACCTGCTCTTCGAAGGCAAAATCCTCAAGGCAGGGTCGGCCGAAGACCTTGCCAACGACGAAACGGTACGAAAAGTCTACCTCGGGCAGGATTTCAAACTTCGTTAG
- the aroA gene encoding 3-phosphoshikimate 1-carboxyvinyltransferase codes for MKTTIHKGRIAGSITAPASKSYAQRAVAAALLAGGETTLTHLDLCNDTRAALDVARRLGASVSHEGTTYTIRGGLNPVSTKLNIGESGLATRLFTPIASLCHMPITINGEGSILRRPIEMMEEPLQALGVEVISNGGYLPISVKGPMRGGEIHVDGSLSSQFITGLLMALPLSPNDTVLHVENLKSRPYVDMTIDLAARFGVAIEHNNYEQFYIAGGQHYTPCTYNIEGDWSGASCLLVAGATAGSITIRNLNHISLQADLAIIEALARAGAEIITTNSSVTVHGGPLHAFEFDATDCPDLFPALAALAASCEGTSVLTGTQRLTYKESNRAETIAEVFGRLGIGVDLSEENTMRITGGPVSSAVVDSHNDHRIAMAAAVAALSSDDSVVIEGADAADKSYPNFWNDLDTLRS; via the coding sequence ATGAAAACAACCATACACAAAGGCCGTATTGCAGGCAGCATCACCGCACCGGCATCGAAAAGCTATGCTCAGCGGGCCGTAGCCGCTGCCCTGCTTGCCGGCGGGGAGACGACGCTCACCCACCTGGATCTGTGCAACGACACGCGTGCCGCGCTCGACGTGGCCCGTAGGCTCGGGGCATCGGTCTCGCACGAAGGGACTACCTACACGATCCGTGGCGGCCTGAATCCGGTCTCGACCAAACTCAACATCGGGGAATCGGGACTGGCCACGCGGCTCTTCACTCCGATCGCTTCACTCTGCCACATGCCTATCACGATCAACGGCGAAGGCTCGATCCTGCGCCGCCCGATCGAAATGATGGAAGAACCGTTGCAGGCGCTCGGCGTCGAGGTAATCTCCAACGGGGGCTACCTGCCCATCTCCGTAAAAGGACCGATGCGCGGCGGGGAAATACATGTGGACGGTTCGCTCAGTTCACAGTTCATCACGGGCCTGTTGATGGCCCTACCGCTGTCGCCGAACGACACGGTACTGCATGTGGAAAACCTCAAAAGCCGCCCTTACGTCGATATGACCATCGACCTGGCCGCCCGGTTCGGCGTAGCCATCGAACACAACAACTACGAACAGTTCTACATTGCGGGCGGACAACACTACACCCCCTGCACATACAATATAGAGGGAGACTGGAGCGGAGCTTCGTGCCTGCTCGTAGCCGGGGCAACCGCAGGCAGCATCACGATCCGGAACCTGAACCACATCTCGCTGCAGGCCGACCTGGCAATCATCGAAGCACTGGCGCGTGCCGGAGCCGAAATAATCACTACTAACTCCTCGGTCACGGTGCACGGAGGGCCGCTGCACGCCTTTGAATTCGACGCCACCGACTGCCCCGACCTCTTCCCGGCGCTGGCCGCATTGGCGGCGAGTTGCGAGGGCACATCCGTGCTGACAGGCACGCAGCGGCTCACTTACAAGGAAAGCAACCGGGCCGAAACGATCGCGGAAGTGTTCGGAAGGCTGGGAATAGGGGTCGACCTGTCGGAAGAGAACACGATGCGCATCACGGGCGGTCCGGTCTCGAGCGCCGTCGTGGACAGCCACAACGACCACCGCATTGCGATGGCTGCCGCCGTAGCCGCACTCAGCAGCGACGACAGCGTTGTAATCGAAGGTGCCGATGCGGCCGACAAATCCTATCCGAACTTCTGGAACGACCTGGATACGTTGCGGAGCTGA
- the aroC gene encoding chorismate synthase has protein sequence MNSFGRLFRISIFGESHGGMVGVTLDGVPAGIALSEKSFTADLARRKSGKRGTTPRKESDAPHIVTGVFNGRTTGAPLTVVYYNENTLSGDYRNLVTHPRPSHADWVAMTKYKGFADYRGGGHFSGRLTLGLVTAGVVAKLILKKLYKNKIKFDTVLSEIGGCADPDRFPEIIEEALRTQDSVGGIVECTASGVPVGLGEPFFDSAESVMSHLLYSVPAVKAVEFGLGFGSAKLHGSENNDPIMSPDGATATNHSGGIVGGITNGNPVVVRVAVKPTSSISSPQLTLNTETGTPERLVIKGRHDACIAMRAVVVIESAVAAALCDLALVAKSQGL, from the coding sequence ATGAACAGCTTCGGCAGGTTATTCCGAATCTCCATTTTCGGCGAATCGCACGGCGGCATGGTCGGCGTCACGCTGGACGGCGTGCCGGCAGGCATCGCCCTGAGTGAAAAATCCTTCACGGCAGACCTCGCACGGCGCAAAAGCGGCAAGCGGGGAACCACCCCGCGCAAAGAGAGTGACGCCCCGCACATCGTTACGGGCGTTTTCAACGGGCGCACGACCGGAGCGCCGCTGACGGTCGTCTATTACAATGAAAATACGCTTTCGGGAGACTACCGCAACCTGGTCACCCACCCGCGCCCGTCGCACGCCGACTGGGTAGCGATGACCAAATACAAAGGATTTGCCGATTACCGCGGAGGCGGGCATTTTTCGGGACGGCTGACCCTCGGACTGGTTACGGCCGGGGTAGTAGCCAAACTGATCCTCAAGAAACTTTACAAGAATAAAATCAAATTCGACACCGTGCTCTCCGAAATCGGAGGCTGTGCCGATCCGGACCGGTTCCCCGAAATCATCGAAGAGGCGTTGCGGACGCAGGATTCGGTAGGCGGTATCGTCGAATGTACCGCCAGCGGCGTACCGGTGGGATTGGGCGAACCCTTCTTCGACTCGGCCGAAAGCGTGATGAGCCACCTGCTCTACTCCGTCCCGGCAGTCAAGGCAGTGGAGTTCGGACTCGGTTTCGGATCGGCCAAACTGCACGGCAGCGAAAACAACGACCCGATCATGTCGCCCGACGGCGCGACAGCTACGAACCATTCGGGAGGTATCGTCGGCGGCATCACCAACGGCAACCCGGTGGTGGTGCGCGTGGCCGTAAAGCCCACTTCGAGCATATCGTCGCCGCAGCTCACGCTGAATACCGAAACAGGCACCCCTGAACGGCTGGTCATCAAAGGCCGCCATGACGCGTGCATCGCAATGCGGGCCGTGGTGGTGATCGAATCGGCCGTAGCAGCGGCCCTGTGCGATCTGGCGCTGGTCGCCAAGTCGCAAGGTTTGTAA
- a CDS encoding YceD family protein, with amino-acid sequence MDILKRYAIPYKGLSIGNHHFEFEVDDRFFDAFEGSEIHRGHASVSVELVKTERLLTLDFTIDGEAEVTCDRCLDEFMMPVHYAGTLQVRFSETEKESDGEVMWLSPNETELPLGQYIYESISLSLPYRKIHPEDAEGHSLCNPEMLSRFRIVSEEEFEQFVQQTAAEAATENAPAQDGDSPWSELETLKKKLEQEQQKK; translated from the coding sequence GTGGATATTTTGAAGCGATACGCGATCCCGTACAAAGGGTTGAGCATTGGAAACCACCATTTTGAATTTGAGGTGGACGACCGTTTTTTCGACGCTTTCGAGGGTTCGGAGATTCACAGGGGGCATGCATCGGTCAGTGTCGAATTGGTCAAAACGGAACGCCTGCTGACGTTGGACTTCACAATCGACGGTGAAGCGGAGGTGACCTGCGACCGCTGCCTGGACGAATTCATGATGCCCGTACACTATGCAGGAACGCTGCAGGTCCGGTTTTCGGAGACTGAAAAAGAGAGCGACGGCGAAGTGATGTGGCTGAGTCCCAATGAGACGGAACTCCCGTTGGGGCAATATATTTATGAAAGCATATCACTGAGCCTGCCCTACCGGAAGATTCACCCGGAGGATGCCGAAGGCCACAGCCTGTGCAATCCCGAAATGCTCTCGCGTTTTCGGATTGTCAGTGAAGAGGAGTTCGAGCAGTTCGTGCAGCAAACCGCAGCCGAGGCCGCAACGGAAAATGCCCCGGCGCAAGACGGCGACTCGCCTTGGAGCGAACTGGAAACGCTGAAAAAGAAATTGGAACAAGAACAACAAAAGAAGTAG
- the rpmF gene encoding 50S ribosomal protein L32, translating to MAHPKHKVSSTRRDKRRTHYKAAVPTLATCSNCGATVLYHRVCPECGYYRGRVAIEKKAE from the coding sequence ATGGCACATCCTAAACATAAAGTCTCCAGTACGAGAAGAGACAAGAGAAGAACCCATTACAAAGCCGCCGTTCCCACATTGGCGACCTGCTCGAACTGCGGCGCGACCGTCCTTTACCACCGGGTTTGCCCCGAGTGCGGCTATTATAGGGGCCGTGTAGCGATCGAGAAAAAAGCGGAATAG
- the plsX gene encoding phosphate acyltransferase PlsX, giving the protein MGGDFAPRTVVLGAISASRKLARDSRIVLFGDKSRIEEILAEENCPAGTFDIVHTSEVIEMGDNPTQAFSKKTDSSIVVGFNHLLEGKIDGFASAGSTGAMMVGCMYTVKQIEGVIRPTISALFPTIDGSEALLLDVGLNVDCKPDVLYQYGIIGSTYAKSVMGKANPRVALLNIGEEKEKGNQQTKATYELMDNSTDFNFVGNIEAKHLFDSSVADVIVCDGFVGNTILKMSEGIFEMTRQQGLKNTYFENLNYEKVGGTPVLGINSTVIIGHGCSSATAIENMVLQTEKTIKAGVAAKLREIFS; this is encoded by the coding sequence ATGGGCGGAGACTTTGCCCCGCGGACGGTCGTACTAGGCGCCATCAGCGCTTCGCGCAAACTGGCGCGGGACAGCCGGATCGTCCTTTTCGGCGACAAGAGCCGCATCGAGGAGATTCTAGCCGAGGAAAACTGCCCGGCCGGCACTTTCGACATCGTGCATACGAGTGAAGTGATCGAAATGGGCGACAATCCGACGCAGGCTTTCTCGAAAAAAACCGACTCAAGCATCGTGGTCGGTTTTAACCACCTGCTCGAAGGCAAGATCGACGGCTTTGCAAGCGCCGGAAGCACCGGCGCAATGATGGTGGGTTGCATGTATACCGTCAAGCAGATCGAAGGTGTAATCCGTCCGACCATTTCGGCCCTGTTCCCCACTATCGACGGCAGCGAAGCGCTGCTGTTGGACGTAGGCCTGAATGTAGACTGCAAACCCGACGTTCTTTACCAATACGGTATCATCGGCAGCACTTACGCAAAAAGCGTGATGGGCAAGGCTAACCCGCGGGTGGCCCTGCTGAACATCGGCGAAGAGAAAGAGAAAGGCAACCAACAAACGAAGGCTACCTACGAACTGATGGATAACAGCACCGACTTCAATTTCGTCGGCAACATCGAAGCGAAACACTTATTCGACAGCAGCGTGGCGGATGTGATCGTTTGCGACGGTTTCGTAGGCAACACGATTCTCAAGATGTCGGAAGGTATTTTTGAGATGACGCGCCAACAGGGTTTGAAAAATACCTATTTCGAAAATCTCAATTACGAAAAAGTGGGTGGGACGCCCGTGTTAGGCATCAATTCCACCGTAATCATCGGCCACGGCTGCTCCAGCGCAACCGCCATCGAAAACATGGTTCTCCAGACTGAAAAGACGATCAAGGCGGGAGTGGCAGCCAAACTCCGAGAAATTTTCAGCTAA
- a CDS encoding beta-ketoacyl-ACP synthase III produces MTTKTTAAITGVGAYLPDYILDNIELSHMVDTSDEWIMSRIGIKTRHILKGEGLGTSYMGERAVNDLLEKTGTDPMDIDVVICATVTPDMFFPSTANLIAHKSGMKKAFGFDLSAACSGFIFALNTASKLIEAGPYKKIVVVGADKMSSIIDYTDRSTCPIFGDGAAAVLLEPTTDGTGVLNAILHSDASGAQHLHMKAGGSAYPPTHDTVDKGWHYVYQEGQPVFKAAVSNMADTSVEIMERNHLTADDIRYLVPHQANLRIIDATAHRMGLPAEKCMINIDKFGNTTAATIPLCLWDYESRLRKGDNLILSAFGGGYTWGALYVKWAYNGGDFSK; encoded by the coding sequence ATGACGACAAAGACAACCGCAGCGATTACAGGCGTGGGCGCCTACCTGCCCGACTACATTCTCGACAACATCGAGCTGAGCCACATGGTGGACACCTCCGACGAATGGATCATGTCACGCATCGGCATCAAAACCCGCCACATTCTCAAAGGCGAGGGCCTCGGCACCTCTTATATGGGAGAGCGCGCCGTGAACGACCTGCTCGAAAAAACGGGAACCGATCCGATGGACATCGACGTAGTGATCTGCGCCACGGTAACGCCCGACATGTTCTTCCCGTCGACGGCCAACCTGATCGCCCATAAAAGCGGCATGAAAAAGGCTTTCGGATTCGACCTGTCGGCAGCCTGCAGCGGCTTTATCTTCGCCCTGAACACCGCATCGAAACTTATCGAAGCGGGACCTTATAAAAAGATCGTCGTAGTCGGCGCCGACAAGATGTCTTCAATCATCGACTACACCGACCGCTCTACCTGCCCGATCTTCGGTGACGGCGCCGCAGCCGTACTGCTCGAACCGACGACTGACGGTACAGGTGTCCTCAACGCGATCCTGCATTCGGACGCATCCGGCGCGCAGCACCTGCACATGAAAGCCGGCGGCTCCGCCTATCCCCCGACACACGATACGGTAGACAAAGGCTGGCACTATGTCTATCAGGAAGGACAGCCCGTTTTCAAAGCCGCCGTATCGAACATGGCCGATACATCGGTCGAAATCATGGAGCGTAACCACCTGACCGCCGACGATATCCGCTACCTGGTACCGCACCAGGCCAACCTGCGTATCATCGACGCAACGGCACACCGAATGGGGCTTCCGGCCGAAAAATGCATGATCAATATCGACAAGTTCGGCAACACCACGGCAGCAACTATTCCGCTCTGTCTTTGGGATTACGAATCGCGCCTGCGCAAAGGCGACAACCTGATTCTGTCCGCATTCGGCGGAGGATATACCTGGGGAGCCCTTTACGTGAAATGGGCCTACAACGGCGGGGATTTTTCCAAATAA